The Amyelois transitella isolate CPQ chromosome 7, ilAmyTran1.1, whole genome shotgun sequence genomic sequence tggtcctattcttttttgtattggtgccgggaatcacacggcattttcattgtcccgtatatatttatatatatttatttattttagccgtgtggtacataatatgtatgtatgtatgtacgggacaaattacacagattgagttagcctcgaagtaagttcgagacttgtgttacgagatgctaacccaacgattatatattttataataaatacttatatagataaacggccaagacccaggccagttatttcttcgctcttaatagttgcagcatgattttatatagcctaaagccttcctcgataaatggtctattcaacacaaaaatatttttttaattcgaactagtagttcctgagattagcgcgttcaaacaaacaaacaaactttataatatattctaGAAGAGTGCTAATTAACTATATTCTTTTAAGGGAAGAtatcgtaaggaaacctgcacatttaggcaactagatgtgttaccatgatcggtacagtaatttataataattaatactgataaaaatattttcttcttacaGAGAACAGTAATCAAGTGAGACACAGAAGGGAGGCGTTACATATTATGGAAATAGtcgtcaaaaaattaaaaggtaaacatatattacaattattattccGTACTAAAAATTTACGCTGGAACTAAATAAGGAACATGTATGCTCATTTTCTTCTGACCTCTTATaatcatataatatattcattCTTAGTAGATTTGGCATTATTACTCACAGTTTTATCTTCTATACACCTACAAAGtgagataataaaattttgattttttttactattaggTTCAGTTCATACTGAGATGAGATACAACGCGTCGCTGAATTACGTAATGTGTAGTTTGCCGTGTTATAggttaattgaaattttgggCCACTCCTTTGTGTCAACAGCGTCAGCTCGTCTAGATCTTGTATAATATAGTTACACCCACACGGAAACATTCATTCGATCATCACCATTTCATCGATCATGTTCTATTTGAAATCGCCGAACGCaaaaccataaataaaataaattatcgtattttttttttcagattgcAACATGACAACAGAACTGAACATATTCAAAGAAATCTACCAAACTTACGCACCAGATCTGTCAAAGGATTCGTCACACGAAATCCGCTCTAAAGTCGAAAGCATCAAGGTTCTTTTTAAGTAATGGcgtgtattatttataacggatcgattttaatatgtattgaataaaaattaacttctgaatttgttatttcacttattaaaaactaatttaagcatatatcccttgcgggttcgGTAAAGGTCTGATTTtagctatttataaataaagtattattcctatttataaataactagaggtcacccgcgacttcgtccgcgtgaaatcagtcccgcgggaactcctaGATAAAAATtggcctatatgttattctgggtcttcagctacccacataccaaatttcatcataatcggttcagtagtttttgcgtgaaagattaacaaacatccatactgacatcttgacatacaaactttcgcatttataatattagtaggatacaAGTATTAAAcacgcacgtaacgtaccttcaTTTTATCTCTGACATTCAGATTACAATGACGGGATAAATGTCGATCGGTGACCACTGGTCTCcattgtaattttaacattgaccGTAACACGATTCGTAATCGTCGTTCGTCGTTTATAAATAACCGTAGTAAAACAACACAATCgcttataaataactttattaactaTTCATCTCCCTCGGTCAGCTGCCCTCCAGCTTGACATCGAGACAGCCGTATTTCTCCAGCAGCTCCTGTTTCTTCCGCCGCAGCAACGCTTCCTCTATGTCCTTCTGCGACGGCACAGCCACGTGCGAAGTGCTTCTGCTTACTTCTGCCTCGTCGTCTTCTATTCTCTTGTCGTCAGGCTGGGGGGATAAAGAatgtaacaattaaaaatggaTTTAGAAATGAAATTCTCATATTCGAACgggttatttattacattaacgtCAGACTTACTAACGAATGTTcacttaaaaatcttttcttctATTCCTTTCTAACTCTGAGGTAAACCAAAAAGATAGAACGAGAGGGAAGATAAGTAAGAGACATGACTTGAAAAGTTTCGGAAAGAGACGCACGACGGACGggacatgaaaataaataacacattcTTGACTAAATAGccaaaaaatcttatttttttatttatttatgtatatacaggagcatttgatacagtaattctagtacaaaggtgctacttttttcaatagaaatctcttccagtaaaTCCGTAAGAGGAGAGATGAATattggagcggtatggcgtgtgcataaatatcgttaaacatatttaactaaacatacatgctaacttacataaataacagGTTGCACAACACATGTATAAGTATCaaattattgaattgaataGAATAGTAATAGCACATAATTTTTCTgttgtacaaacatacatactatcatcacgtctacatcccttacggggtagacaaagccaacagtcttgaaaagaccgaaaggccacgctcagctgtttggctttttgatagaattgagattcaaatagtgactggttattagcctatcgcctaaaagaagaatcccaagtttgtaaaccaatcccttagtcgccttttacgacatccatggggaagaaagggagtagtcctattcttttttatatagaaaaaaaaatctgttgtcCCGTTTGAGAACGTAGTAATACGATGACATCatgataaaaatgataaattaaagtCAGACTTACATCTTCAGGATATATGTTCTCCTCCTCGGGCAAATCTTGGTTCTTATTCTGTTCCTTGTTCCTCTTCCACTCATCAACGGCGCGGGCTATCGCTGTAAGTAATAACGTGGTAAGTGAAAGCAAAATTTCTGACACCACAAAAAAGCCATGGtcgttatttataaagaaaagtaaCTCTACCATAGGTCTACTagaaatgttaatattttcagaTGTGCAAGGATTTCTAATCAGATGTGGGGTCCTGCCACCTTATTTActtatggttttttttatctagattaatataaacataataagaACATGGCTATAATTTAATTGTCTAAATCATTAGAATGAATTCAcaatattttctcttattgATGAAAGTCGATTATTGTAGCAGCAGcagtatttaattgaaattacaaaacacgccgctagatggcgctgttctAAATCACAAAACATGACAACAGATGGCGTTGTTCTCAACGAGTACCCTCTTTTTCGGCTTGCTGCTCGAGCGGCAACAACAGCCCGTCGTCGTCGTCCCTGTACCCGTAATAGTCGGCGTCTACGTCTCGCATCAGATCGGCGCGCGTGCGCCGCGGCGGGGGCGGCGGCTCCTGCGAGAATAACTCGCGAACACCTGAACAGATGATTTTAATTTGCAGAAAtgtcgtacatacatacatatggtcacgtctatatcccttgcggggtagacagagccaccagtcttaaaaatacttaatgaccacgttcaactatatggctttaagatagaattgagattcaaatagtgacaggttgctagcccatcgcctaaaaaagaatcccaagtttgtaagcctatcccttagtcgccttttacgacatccatgggaaagagatggagtggtcctattgttttttgtattggtgccgggaaccacacggcacgcagAAATGTCATATAGAACATTTAATTCAGGGAGGGTGCGGTTGAACACGCAATGATAAAAGACTAAGTGCACTGTCATAACTTCCCGACACATATTGCATGGGTTTTCAAATGaacgaagaaagtatgcaaagatcgtgacaagtggaaggatgtagtctctgcctagccctccgggaaagaggcgtgattttatgtatgtatgtatgtttttttataaatttggttAATTAGAAGAGCTCTTTATGGGATAAGAATTATTCGCTTTTTAAAGGATTTTACTATACAATAAAACTGGACAAAAAAACTCACCTGGCAAATCTTTAGCGGCTCCAAAGTACTTATACCCCCTGTTCCCGGGTACTTCCTTGCCGTCTTGGTCCAGCATCTTGGGCCCCACCCGGGCATGGTCCGGCCCTCCCAGGGCTTTGATCTGGACCTCCCAGTGGCGTTTCTCACGCATCAGCTTGTTGATCTCATCGTTTAGGTCGCGAATTCTGAATTCGCCGAGACCGGCTGCGAATGACATTGTATTAACGTATGTGtaacttataatcacgtctatatcgcttgcgagGTGAAAAGAGCCGATAGTCTTctaaagactgagaggccaagttcagctgcttggattaatgataaaattgatattcaaatagtgacaagttggcAGTTCATCGACGAAATAAAGAGTCCCAAGTAAACAAGCCCATCCCTCGGTCGCccttcacgacatccatgggaaagagatagagtggtcctattcttttcctaataaactacacggcaccaataggccACTGTTTTAAGTGAATTCTCAAGATATGAAATTATGagaaattgattttataatgTGATATTAGCACCTTACCTTCAATTTACCAAGACCATAGGCGTGTcaagtcaaaatttaaatgactTGCTAAATTTACATCGAAGTGagaaatttttacttaaatttagcACGGGAGTAATATGAAGAAAATTACCTGATATatggtttattataaattgtaagaaaaaataccaatatatatatgcactttaaaaaattatgcaagAAATAATCTAGATCTAATATTATGCAATGCAATTTGTGAATGTCATGTTGGGTACATTAATTgagaaatttatttcttcCCTTTCTTCCCCTTCCCTTTCTTTCCCTTTTCAGCTTTTTTGCCCTTTCCTTTCTTCTCATTCTTCTTCCCTTTTCCCTTCTTAGAAGTCTTAGAAAGTTTCTTCAAATCCAATGAACTGCACTGCTGTGCCGTGTTGCTGTTATCAACAGTCTTCTCCTGAATAGCTTTAGGCGTCACTAGCTCAATCTCCAAATCAGTCTTCTTATCACTTGTCTCCATTTTTTTACCAATCTTCAAAATGAACACGTCTTTCAGCGGATGCAAGATTTTCTCACAATTTACTGGCACGGGACAATTACTAGGTGTAACATTTATAACCTTTTCTTTTGCGTATCTATCTGGTGTTTTGTCGCAAcctttgtaagtatatttcaaGTTGGAAGAGTACGTATTGTTTTTACAGTCGGCCGGCATCTCGAACTGTATTTGTTCTCCGTTGTTGTTGTGGGGAGTGCTCTCGCACGAGCAGAGTTCTTGTATCCTCTCATACTTGCCGACTCTCTCCACTTTGCTGGTCTTCGGAACTCTTATTTTCAGTTCGTTCGCGTTCACCTTCGTGAAGATTTCATCGTACTTCGGTTTTGGGtctaaaatatagaaattttatGAGGAAGAAGGAAGGAATAATAGTAAGCTGAATTGTTAGTAAAGACAAGATTGAATACGATAATGAAATAAACCAAAACTAtaattacattgttttactagtacttttaaaaattatgtgctGGCGCCGTTAGATAAGTCAATAAATTAACACAAATGCCTCAAGCTATAAATAAACCACAAGtttaaagtttgaaaaaaagaataacttaAACACTTACACGCGTAACTAGCGTATGGAGATTGCGGGTCACAGGATTTAGAAGACATGACACTGGACAGCTGAGACTCCGGGCTGTCGCACCTCCGTGCCTGATGGGGCTTCCGCTTCTTGCTCATCACATCCTCGTCCAACAGGACCTTGCCCATGTCGTCCATCTCTACCTTCTGGCAAGAGTACATGGCCATCCCGTTATCCTGCTTCAGCAAGAACGAAGCGCCGTGCGTCTTAGGCG encodes the following:
- the LOC106130154 gene encoding uncharacterized protein LOC106130154, producing MARNAEKAMTTLARWRAAQVQEAGGQRERRPYLASECNDLPQAEKWRLQIVREIAKKVAQIQNEMDSEAKSPSIVSGNRNEEPVSSIRSPSLRSAHASPGSPLQSTSRTSPGKTSLKSDKMSISSRQKSQEMSHIGSLSKQLSDHVDELTSSVNMLTKDGSPQSPVLGRNIEKIATMGEILTNEANALRTSIKSLSDDIAKTKMQMNCCDKTEDVNFPYHLFLVEIVVNKIHMKCECFDVDLNNLVITATFLGKQPIVLLDSSLGKVENLAKLNAGKSTLFAMTYDKICAIKEFEIFLQLTKQPPCSSCVTKIAETRLDFTSEFVNLREELCKKWTEEQPNDNILCTTSTPLTKNLYYLSCGSNSSGESIGVIEVTVRMSFLGKEITTAFCAAPKTHGASFLLKQDNGMAMYSCQKVEMDDMGKVLLDEDVMSKKRKPHQARRCDSPESQLSSVMSSKSCDPQSPYASYAYPKPKYDEIFTKVNANELKIRVPKTSKVERVGKYERIQELCSCESTPHNNNGEQIQFEMPADCKNNTYSSNLKYTYKGCDKTPDRYAKEKVINVTPSNCPVPVNCEKILHPLKDVFILKIGKKMETSDKKTDLEIELVTPKAIQEKTVDNSNTAQQCSSLDLKKLSKTSKKGKGKKNEKKGKGTGLGEFRIRDLNDEINKLMREKRHWEVQIKALGGPDHARVGPKMLDQDGKEVPGNRGYKYFGAAKDLPGVRELFSQEPPPPPRRTRADLMRDVDADYYGYRDDDDGLLLPLEQQAEKEAIARAVDEWKRNKEQNKNQDLPEEENIYPEDPDDKRIEDDEAEVSRSTSHVAVPSQKDIEEALLRRKKQELLEKYGCLDVKLEGS